Proteins encoded by one window of Chaetodon trifascialis isolate fChaTrf1 chromosome 15, fChaTrf1.hap1, whole genome shotgun sequence:
- the arl6ip1 gene encoding ADP-ribosylation factor-like protein 6-interacting protein 1: MAEGDNKSANILAQETAQLEEQLQGWGEVILAGDRVVRWEKPWFPGALMGATTVLFLLIYYLDPSVLTGLSCSVMLLCLADYLVPTLAPRVFGSNKWTTEQQQRFHEICGNLVKSQRRVVGWWKRLCALKEEKPKMYFASVISSLLAVAWIGQQVHNLFLTYLMVSFLLLLPGLNQHGVITKYASMAKREINKLLKQKEKKNE, encoded by the exons ATGGCTGAAGGTGACAACAAAAGCGCAAACATACTA GCTCAGGAAACGgcccagctggaggagcagctgcagggctGGGGCGAAGTGATCCTGGCCGGGGATCGCGTGGTGCGCTGGGAGAAGCCGTGGTTCCCCGGAGCCCTGATGGGCGCCACCACCGTCCTCTTCCT GCTCATTTACTATTTGGACCCGTCCGTGCTGACGGGGCTGTCCTGCTCCGTCATGCTGCTCTGCCTGGCTGACTACCTGGTGCCCACCCTCGCACCCAGAGTCTTCGGCTCCAACAAGTG gaccaccgagcagcagcagcgcttcCACGAGATCTGCGGTAACCTGGTGAAGAGCCAGCGTCGGGTCGTGGGCTGGTGGAAGCGTCTCTGCGCCCTCAAAGAGGAGAAGCCCAAAATG tacTTTGCCTCAGTGATCAGCAGCTTGCTGGCGGTGGCCTGGATCGGACAGCAGGTGCACAACCTGTTCCTGACCTACCTGATGG tgagcttcctgctgctgctgcccggCCTCAACCAGCACGGCGTCATCACCAAGTACGCGTCCATGGCCAAGAGGGAGATCAACAAACTGCTcaaacagaaggagaagaagaacgagTAG
- the srrm2 gene encoding serine/arginine repetitive matrix protein 2, with product MYNGIGLTTPRGSGTNGYVQRNLSSLRVKRPRDERGGERDEKDRERLESQLNRQPNADILEHQRKRQLEVKCAELQDMMEEQGYSAEEIEEKVNSFRMMLQEKQEPAPATNERPSVTETHALAAANQQKNDRLRAAFGISSDYVDGSSFHADRKEREKEKREQERLERERLQQQKYTLVEDSDHSDSPPKKRSRKKKKKNKNRDSSESPSPSPRREKKKSKKKKKKREASEEEEEDDDSSSDEKQKVSKKKQKKSESPPKAKAARHRSVSSSSAHSQSPAPLRSRQQDQSARKADEGRKGRSPDRRRRGYEEHSPHQRGEGKRPNVERDEERPSETDKTSAKRRHDSSSPSPPPQTEKSRDRERGRRSRSKQKESEKGRRSRSREVEKRRRSRSVENEREKGRRSRSREKERERGRSSRSREVERGRRSRSREVERGRRSRSREVERGRRSRSREVEKGRRSRSRDNERERGRRSRSREVEKRRSRSRDNGRERRSRSREVEKGRRSRSRDNERGRCSRSRDNERERGRRSRSREAEKRRSSRNRDVEKGRRSKSREKRFKGKESAPQRTRHDSSLSPSPSPPKRERSRDTEREKDRSKQDRNTRHDSSSPSPPPEKGRARRERSGERESRTERDLHSRVPNDSRRDTGRRQEREVSPCHQKNDRTRDGHPSRDSLSPASHSPVTNGRQREREEERRREKDKECTKERDRHLSKRREEDRERGQEGGRKRDEALPASSESRRDESRPAERSRRPEAKESQEKTSSPPRKETREDKAKQPERKQERSSSSSSSSSSSGSSSSSGSSSDSDSDSSSSSSSSSSSSSSSSSEDESKAKKAGSVGRDKSSPSKSSVSAISAAVHRYLSNGRKKSPVPVSEAEGPRRAQRDRDCGGDKPDRERASHRTPAESYPSRTKGQERYSPTQMDSPSPPPSPSNRVDASRGGSRFSPSEAEAERARVEAKVRERERGRERDTARRPPRSSPTTRRSRSPPQRTSTASPARRTPPRQYQEAPSRLRRASPPPAWSDRDRERQRDRDREKDRGHERAARRSRSRSPRRRSRSGSPRRRSPPSRSRRSPSPQRRKRSSRSLSRDRARDRDRDRDRDRERERIRQREAEQERHQPPKAAPQPHRSPSSSSSSSSSSSSSSSSPSPQRERKDTKAPTERDRRTEREDEKREDREQKSRSSSSRGPSKDRSQAPPSGRGGPPSESRRSDASSRRPAASSQSETKQSSHGPSWKQSAAPAPPPPAPTVMSESAVNGKQANASKKASRSSSSSSSSSSSSSSSSSSSSSSSADSSDSEAEQEGKTDRAHSSPSSSSSSDNEKKTKKKSPASSARVPADSLRDSRSLSYSPPRYMRAAPRSPSRRSGSRPSPSRSSSSRRRK from the exons ATGTACAATGGGATTGGCCTGACGACTCCTCGGGGCAGCGGCACCAATGGCTACGTTCAGCGCAACCTGTCGAGCCTGCGGGTCAAACGACCGCGGGATGAACGCGGCGGCGAACGGGATGAGAAGGACCGGGAGAGGCTGGAGAGTCAGCTCAACAGGCAGCCCAACGCCGACATCCTGGAGCACCAACGGAAGAGGCAGCTGGAGGTGAAGTGTGCCGAGCTGCAAGACATGATGGAGGAGCAGGG GTATTCAGCTGAGGAGATCGAGGAGAAGGTGAACAGCTTCCGTATGATGCTGCAGGAGAAGCAGGAGCCGGCCCCCGCCACCAATGAGAGACCATC GGTGACAGAGACTCATGCTCTGGCTGCAGCCAACCAGCAGAAGAACGACCGTCTTCGCGCTGCTTTCGGCATCTCCAGCGACTATGTGGACGGCTCCTCCTTCCACGCTGACcgcaaggagagggagaaggagaagcgcGAGCAGGAGCgcctggagagggagaggctgcagcagcagaagtacAC GTTGGTGGAGGATTCAGACCATTCAGATTCTCCTCCCAAGAAACGCAgtcggaagaagaagaagaaaaacaagaacagagacag ctcagagagtcCGTCCCCGTCTCCTCgacgagagaagaagaagtcaaagaagaagaagaagaaacg tgaggcatcagaagaggaggaagaggacgacgACAG CTCCTCAGATGAGAAGCAGAAAGtttcaaagaagaaacaaaagaagagTGAAAGTCCTCCAAAAGCGAAGGCCGCGAGACACAGGAgcgtctcctccagctctgctcacaG CCAATCTCCAGCTCCACTGAGATCCCGTCAGCAGGACCAAAGTGCAAGAAAAGCCGATGAAGGAAGAAAGGGGAGATCACCAGACAGGAGGAGACGGGGCTACGAGGAGCACAGCCCCcatcagagaggagaagga AAGAGGCCCAACGTGGAGCGAGACGAGGAGCGTCCGAGTGAGACGGACAAGACCTCCGCCAAGAGGAGACATGACTCCTCATCCCCTTCCCCACCTCCACAGACTGAAAAAAGCagggacagggagagagggaggaggtccAGAAGCAAACAGAAGGAGAGCGAGAAAGGGAGGCGCTCCagaagcagagaggtggagaaaagGAGGCGTTCAAGGAGCGTAGaaaacgagagagagaaagggaggcgttcaagaagcagagagaaggagagagagagaggaaggagctccagaagcagagaggtggagagagggaggcgatcaaggagcagagaggtggagagagggaggcgatcgaggagcagagaggtggagagagggaggcgatcgaggagcagagaggtggagaaaggGAGGCGATCGAGGAGCAGAGacaatgagagggagagagggaggcgatCCAGAAGCAGGGAGGTGGAGAAAAGGAGGTCGAGGAGCAGAGAcaatgggagagagagacgctccagaagcagagaggtggagaaaggAAGGCGATCGAGGAGCAGAGAcaatgagagagggaggtgtTCAAGGAGCAGAGacaatgagagggagagagggaggcgcTCCAGAAGCAGAGAGGCGGAGAAAAGGAGGTCTTCAAGGAACAGAGATGTGGAGAAAGGGAGGCGCtcaaaaagcagagaaaagaggtTCAAAGGAAAGGAGAGCGCTCCTCAGAGGACCAGACATGATTCCTCCTTatccccttctccttctcctcctaagagggagaggagcagagacaccGAACGGGAAAAAGACAGAAGTAAACAAGACAGAAATACCAGACATGACTCCTCGTCTCCCTCGCCTCCCCCTGAGAAGGGCAGGgcaaggagggagaggagtggagaAAGGGAGTCCCGGACTGAGAGAGATCTGCACTCAAGGGTGCCAAATGACAGCAGGAGAGACACCggcaggagacaggagagggagGTGTCTCCCTGCCATCAGAAAAATGACAGGACAAGGGACGGACACCCGTCCCGTGATTCCCTGTCCCCCGCCTCCCACTCACCTGTCACCAACGGGCGTcaaagagaaagggaggaggagaggagaagagaaaaagacaaggaGTGCACGaaggagagggacagacatctgagcaagaggagggaggaagacagagagcgagGACAGGAAGGCGGCAGAAAGAGAGACGAGGCTCTCCCAGCGTCCTCAGAAAGCAGGCGAGATGAGTCGAGacctgcagagaggagcaggagaccAGAGGCGAAGGAGAGCCAGGAGAAGACGAGCAGTCCACCGAGGAAGGAGACACGTGAGGACAAGGCGAAGCAgcctgagaggaaacaggagcgcagcagcagtagcagtagcagcagcagcagtagtggtagtagcagcagcagcggtagcagcagtgacagcgaCAGTGAtagctcctcatcctcctcctcttcttcgtcctcctcttcgtcttcaTCCTCTGAAGATGAGAGCAAGGCGAAGAAAGCTGGGTCCGTTGGCAGGGATAAAAGCAGCCCCTCTAAAAGTTCAGTGTCTGccatcagtgctgctgttcacaGATACTTATCCAATGGCAGAAAGAAGAGCCCCGTCCCTGTCTCTGAGGCCGAGGGACCGAGACGAGCCCAGAGGGACAGAGACTGCGGAGGGGACAAACCCGACAGGGAGAGAGCCTCCCACCGCACCCCTGCAGAGAGCTACCCGTCCCGCACAAAGGGTCAGGAGCGGTACAGCCCCACGCAGATGGACAGCCCCAGTCCGCCTCCGTCCCCGTCCAACAGGGTGGACGCCAGCAGAGGCGGCAGCAGGTTCTCTCCCTCTGAGGCCGAAGCTGAGAGAGCGAGGGTGGAGGCAAAAGTcagggagagggagcgagggagagagagggacacagCCAGGAGGCCCCCGAGGTCCAGCCCTACAACCAGGAGGTCACGCTCTCCACCCCAGAGAACCTCCACCGCCTCCCCAGCCCGTCGCACTCCACCAAGGCAGTATCAGGAGGCCCCCAGCCGCCTCAGGAGAGCCTCTCCTCCTCCGGCCTGGTCAGACcgggacagagagaggcagagggacagggacagggagaaggacagaggacatgagCGTGCCGCCAGGAGGAGCAGGTCCAGAAGCCCAAGAAGGCGCAGTAGGTCTGGCAGCCCGAGGAGGCGAAGCCCCCCCAGCAG gtccCGACGGTCTCCTTCTCCTCAGCGGCGAAAGAGGAGCAGCCGCTCGCTCTCCAGAGAcagagccagagacagagacagggacagagacagagacagggagcgTGAGAGGATCAGGCAGAGGGAGGCGGAACAGGAGCGACATCAGCCACCAAAAGCTGCTCCCCAACCCCACaggtccccctcctcctcatcttcttcctccagctcctcgtcttcctcttcgTCCTCACCTTCACCGCAGCGAGAGAGGAAAGACACAAAAGCaccaacagagagagacagaaggacagagcgAGAGGACgagaagagggaggacagagagcagaaaagtcgctcctcttcctcgcgGGGACCTTCCAAAGACCGTTCACAAGCTCCACCCTCAGGGAGAGGAGGCCCCCCGTCAGAGTCCCGGCGCTCTGACGCCTCCTCCAGAAGGCCCGCggccagcagccaatcagagaccaAACAGTCGTCACACGGTCCCAGCTGGAAGCAGTCAGCAGCGCCGGCGCCTCCACCGCCGGCACCGACCGTCATGAGTGAGAGCGCCGTGAACGGGAAGCAGGCAAACGCCAGCAAGAAagccagcaggagcagcagctccagctcctcctcctcctcctcctcttcctcctcttcttcctcctcttcatcctcctctgcagacagtTCGGACTCTGAAGCGGAGCAAGAAGG gaagacagacagagctcaCAGCTCtccttcctcgtcctcctcatcAGACAACGAAAAGAAAACTAAGAAAAAGAG CCCTGCCTCGTCTGCGAGGGTTCCTGCTGATTCGCTGAGAGACTCTCGCTCGCTCAGTTATTCTCCTCCAAGATACATGAGAGCAGCGCCGCGCTCGCCGAGCCGCAG GAGTGGCAGCAGACCGTCACCGAGCCGCTCGTCAAGCAGCAGACGAAGGAAATGA